From Candidatus Dormiibacterota bacterium:
CGCACCATCCCCGGCTCCGTGGTTACGGCGCAGCGGTAGCCGGCCTCGGCGACCAGCCTGCACGTGGCGTCGCTGAGATCGGGGAAGCGACCATTGGGGTAAGCGAAATCCAGGACGGGCCGGCCCAGCATGGTCTCGAGATCCTTGCGGGACCCGTCGATTTCCGCAGTCGCGCGTTCGGGGTCCAGCGCGGAAAGGATGGGGTGGGTTCTGGAATGGGCGCCGATGGTGAAGGGGTGCTGGATCATGCGGCGGAGTTGCTCGGGCCCGACCACCCGTTCCTCTTCGGGCGGGCGGATGTGCCCACCCGCCTCATCCGCCAGACGGTCGAGAATCTGCTGGCGTCTGCCCTCCTGAGTCTTGAGGGCTTCCTTGATCGTGAAGTAGGCGGTATAGCGGCCCGCCTCGTCCTCCGTGGGCAACCGGGGCCAGAGGCCGGGGAGTTCCGGGATCGCCGCCCCCCGCCAGCGACGCACCAGCTCCCGGAGCGACGCAACCCAGAGATCCCGGGATGAGCCCACCAGGGCGCTGGGCATGAAGAAGGTGGCCGGAAAGTTGAGCTCTTGGAGCATCGGTATGGCGAACGTCACGTTGTTCGTGAGTCCATCGTCGAACGTCACCGCGAAAGCGGCAGCCGGCGGCGACTCGCCACGCGAAACCGGGAGGGCGATCTCCTCCAGCGCAACCTGGCGGAGGTGCCGTCTCAGGTAGCGGAGCAGATCGCGGACATTGGAGATGGCGTGACCCGCGGAGAAATACCCCGGGTCCGCGTCCGTGGTTCCGTGGAATCCCAGGATCAGACAGGCGTGTCCGGACTCGAGCGTTCGGCGCAGCAGCGGGCCGGTCAGGCCGGCGTAATAGAAAACGGCGGCCGTGGCATACTTGAACAGACGTTTGATCAGCGCCGGAAGGCGCCTGCGCGGGGAAGTCTCCCGCAGGTGCGTTCGCAGGTCCTGTCGGAGAGACTGCCATGCCTTGCCCAAGGAACCACGCACCGGTTCAATCCGGTCTTTTCATGGAGTCTGGCGCGAGAGCGCCTGGTGTTGTCATGGGCGAGAACTCCGATCCGCGTGCGACGGGTCTCAACTGATGGATCATAATTCCCTCGGCCGGGCGAAGCAATGGCTAAGGGCGTCTCTGGCCGCGTCTTCATCGCGGCGTCTCGTCGTCGTCCTGGGGGAGGGAGCCGCGATCGGGCTCTTCATCGGGAGCGTCCTCGGCGGGTGGGAGGTGTGGCTGAACTCCGATCTGAGCCATCGGATGCTCTGGCTGGCGACTCACCGTCTGGCGGGACCGATGGCGCGCGGCGCCGCCTGGGGCGCCCTGGCATCCGCAGCGCTCGCCATGTCGTTGGGGCTGCTGGTTCGTCGGGGGCGGCGACCCTTAAGGATCGGAATCGTCTGCCTCGGCCTCCTGTGGATCTTCGCACTGGCCGCGCT
This genomic window contains:
- a CDS encoding polysaccharide deacetylase family protein, yielding MGKAWQSLRQDLRTHLRETSPRRRLPALIKRLFKYATAAVFYYAGLTGPLLRRTLESGHACLILGFHGTTDADPGYFSAGHAISNVRDLLRYLRRHLRQVALEEIALPVSRGESPPAAAFAVTFDDGLTNNVTFAIPMLQELNFPATFFMPSALVGSSRDLWVASLRELVRRWRGAAIPELPGLWPRLPTEDEAGRYTAYFTIKEALKTQEGRRQQILDRLADEAGGHIRPPEEERVVGPEQLRRMIQHPFTIGAHSRTHPILSALDPERATAEIDGSRKDLETMLGRPVLDFAYPNGRFPDLSDATCRLVAEAGYRCAVTTEPGMVRRGDDRLALRRCLPGNVPAFLASFELLSRAWADRNRTGDLARPVDRRISYLRAREARSTP